CTTGTGCTTGAGACGCAAGAACCCACAGGCGTCCAGTTCGCGCTCCAGGTGCTCGAAAAAGCCGACCAACTCCTCCTTGGTCGCGGGCCGGGTGCGCGCATTCAAGCGAAGCCGGGATGGCGCCGCGTCCGCGCCGAGGACGAACCACGCGTGCGCGACCGCGAACACCGCCTGCGCGAGGTTGAGCGAGCCGAATGCGGAATTCACCGGCACCGTCAGAATGGCGTCGGCGAGCGCCACATCGTCGTTGGCGAGCCCCTTCGATTCTTTGCCGAAGATCACGCCGGCACGCCCTAAGAAGGGTGCATCTTTTGACGCGCGCGGGGATTCGCCCGCGCGGCCGCCGCCCATAAAGGAGCGCATTTCTTCGGCCGCGCGCGCGGGCGTCACCACCCGAAGCGCTAGGTCGCGATCGCGTACGGTCGCGGCAAAAACGAGACGCAGATCGGCGATGGCGGCTTCGGTCGTCGGAAAAACGCGGGTGGCGGCGATCACCGTATCCGCACCCGAAGCGGTCGCCAGCGCGCGCGCGTGCGGCCAGCGCGGACGCGGCCGCACCAGGCGCAGATCGTCGAGCCCGCAGTTGAGCATGGCGCGCGCCACCATGCCGATGTTTTCCGCCATCTGCGGCTCGACCAGGACGACGGCCGGTCCCAGACCAAGTCGACTCATGTTTTGGCGCGGTCGGCGACGCCGTCGCGCAGCAGCTTGTAAACGATGCTGTCGAAAAGCGCGTTGTAGGAGGCATCGATGATGTTGCCCGACACGCCGACCGTGTCCCACGGTTCGCTCTTGCCGTCGATCGACTCGATCATGACCCGGGTCATGGCGCGGGTGCCGTCGCCGGAATTGAGAATGCGCACTTTGTAATCGACCAGCCTCAAGTCGGCGAGCGTCGGATAGATCGGCAGCAGCACCCGGCGCAATGCCGAATCGAGCGCGTTGACCGGCCCGTTGCCCTCGGCCACCGCCATGTGCTCGCGCCCGGCGGCGTTGAGCTTGACGGTCGCCTCCGACAGCGTGACCAGTTCGCCCTTGGCGTTCCAGCGCCGTTCGTCGATGACGCGAAACGAATTGAGGCGGAAATATTCGGGAACCTGGCCGAGCGCGCGCCGCGCGAGCAGCTCGAAGCTCGCCTCGGCGCCGTCATAGGCGTAACCGTCGAATTCGCGCGCCTTCACGTCCTCCAGCAACTTCGCCACCTGCGGGTCGTTCGGTTCGATCTCGATCCCTAAGTCGCGGAACCGGGCGAGGATGTTGGCGCGCCCCGATTGATCGGAAACGACCACGTGGCGGCGGTTGCCGACCAGCTCGGGGCGGATGTGCTCGTAGGAGCGCGGGTCCTTCTCGACCGCCGATACGTGGAGGCCGCCCTTGTGCGCGAACGCCGATTCGCCGACGTAAGGAGCCCCGCGCGCCGGCGCGCGGTTAAGCCGCTCGTCGAGCACGCGCGAAACGTGGGTCAGGCGCCCGAGCGTCTCCATGGTTACCCCGGTCGCGAATCCCATTTTCAGCATCAAGGTCGGCACGATCGAGGTCAGGTTGGCGTTGCCGCAGCGTTCGCCCAGGCCGTTGAGCGAGCCCTGGACCTGGCGCGCGCCGGCGCGCACCGCGGCGAGGCTGTTGGCGACCGCATTGCCGGTGTCGTCGTGGCAATGGATGCCGAGCTTTTCCCCGGGAATCGCGCGCGCGACCTCGCCGACCACGCGCTCGACCTCGTCGGGCAGCGTGCCGCCGTTGGTGTCGCACAGCACGATCCAGCGCGCGCCCGCGTCGAACGCGGCCTTGGCGCAGGCGAGCGCGTACGCCTTGTTCTCGCGGTAACCGTCGAAGAAGTGCTCGGCGTCGAAGATCGCCTCGCGGCCCTCGGCGACGACGCGCGCGACGCTGTCCCTGATCATGGCGAGGTTCTCGTCGGCGCTCACACCGAGCGCGATATCGACATGGAAGTCCCACGTCTTGCCGACCAGACAGACGGCGCGGGTTTTGGCTTCGAGCAGTGACGCCAGGCCCGGATCGTTGGCCGCCGAACGCCCCGTCCGTCGCGTCATGCCGAACGCGGCCAGCGTCGAATGGCGCAGTTGCGGCGGCGCGCGGAAGAACGCGTCGTCTGTCGGGTTGGCGCCCGGCCAGCCGCCCTCGATGTAGTCGATGCCGAGCTGGTCGAGTTCGCGCGCGATCGCCGCCTTGTCGGCGGGCGTGAAATCGACTCCCTGGGTCTGCGCCCCGTCGCGGAGCGTGGAGTCGTATATGTAGACGCGCTTATCGGTCATCGTGCCCGTCACTCATTGCCTGCGGCGCCACTCTCGTGTCGCACTCCGAAACGATCCCGGAAAGTGGCCCGGAAAGTGGCCCGGAAAGTGGCCCGGAAAGTGGGGAGAATGCCGAATTTGTCCCGCCCGCTCAAGCGCGCCGAAGTCTTGGCCAAAGCGCGCTCCGAAGGATATTCTTCGCGATATTCGCCACGGAATCACGGCCATACCGCGTTCACGATGTCCGCCGCCCCGACCGCCACCATCGAGCCCGACGGCCCCGAGACCGAGGCGCTGCGCCAGCGCGCACATGGCAGCAATGTCAACGAGCAGACCCTGCTCGCCACCGACTACCTCAACCACTTCAACGAAGTAGTGATGCTGCTGGAAATGCTGCCCGACATGCCGGAAATGATCGACGAAGTGAAGGCATGGCAGCCGAAATCCTACCAGGACCACTTCCGCGCCAGCACCATCGCCGACCGCGAACTCGCCGTCGAAGCCTACGATCATGTGCCGAAGCGCTACCGCGAACCGTTCGACACCACCGTCGACCAGATCAACCGCCTGATCGCCACCAGCATCCAGCGGCTCGAGGCCGACGTCGGCCGCGGCGAGCCCGAATTGCTGCGCGCCAACGCCAAGGCGCTGTCGCAGATCATCCAGCGCCTGATGGACGTCGCCGGCGGCATCATCCACGGCAGCGAAAAAACGATGCACCAGGACGAAATCGATTCGATGATCGGGAAGTAAGCGCTAACTTTTCACGCGCGCCGCCACGTCGTTCCCTTAGGTCCGTCCTCCAGCACCACGCCCTTCTCCAGCAACTCTTTCCGGATCGCGTCGGCGCCGGCGAAATCGCGCGCTTTGCGCGCCGCTGCGCGCCGTTCGATCAGGCTTTCGATCTCGGCGTCGGCGAGATCCGCGGCCGCCGGCCGCCAATGGCGCCATTCATCCGGGTCTTGTTGTATGATCCCCAATAATTTTCCTGCGGCAACAAGTCCGCTCGCCAGTTCCGACTTCCGTCTTGGATCGGCGGTGTTATTCAGGTCGCTAGTAATGTCATGGAGCCTTCCAATCGCCGCAGGCGTGTTCAAATCGTCGCATAATTCTATGACAACTTCTTCCGGTGGGGCGACATCGCTTAATTCAACATCTTGCTTTGCTATACGTAGCGCTGTGTAAAACCGATCAAGAGTGTATTTCGCCTGTCTTACGCCTTCACGGGTAAAGTCGAGCGGCTGGCGGTAATGGGTCGCGAGCAGCGCGAGGCGGAGCGCTTCGCCCGAATATTCCTTCAACAGGTCGTGGACGACGAGAAAGTTGCCGAGGCTCTTCGACATCTTCTCCCCTTCCACCATGAGAAAGCCGTTGTGCATCCAGACGCGCGCGAAGGTGCCCTGGCCGTTGGCGCAGGTGCTTTGCGCGATCTCGTTTTCGTGGTGGGGAAAGATCAAATCGGCGCCGCCGCCGTGGATGTCGAAAGAGACGCCGAGATACGCTTGGCTCATGGCCGAGCATTCGATGTGCCAGCCGGGCCGTCCCCGGCCCCAGGGGCTGTCCCAGCCCGGCGTGTCGGCGTCGGACGGCTTCCACAACACGAAATCGGCCGGGTCCTTCTTGTAGGGCGCCACCTCGACGCGCGCGCCCGCGATCATCTCGTCCCGGTCGCGGCGCGAGAGGCGGCCATAGTCCGCGCAGGTCGGTACGCCGAACAGCACGTGGCCGTCGGCGACGTAGGCGTAGCCTTTGGCAATTAGGGTTTCGATCATCGCTATCATTTGCGCGATGTGTTCGGTCGCGCGCGGCTCGAGGGTGGGATCAAGCGCGTTCAGCGCCGCCATGTCCTCGCGATAGGCCTTGGCGGTGCGCTCGGTGATGGCCCGGATCGGCTCGCCGGTCGCCTTGGCCGCCGCGTTGATCTTGTCGTCCACGTCGGTGATGTTGCGCACGTAGACGACGCCGTCCTCGCCGTAGAGGCGCCTGAGCAGCCGGAACAGCACGTCGAACACCACCACGGGGCGCGCGTTGCCGATATGGGCGTAGTCGTAGACAGTCGGGCCGCACACGTACATGCGCACGCGCTTCGGGTCCAAGGGCTGGAACGGCTCCTTGGCGCGCGAGAGGGTGTTGTAGAGAACGAGGCTCATGACGCGAGGCGCCTTTCGGCGCGGGTCCGGCCGATCAACGGCAACAGCACCTTCATCTCCGGCCCGTGCTCCTGGCCGGTGAGCGCGCGTCGGAGCGGACGAAAGAGTTGTGGTCCCTTGCGCCCGGTCGCCTCGCCGACCGAACGGCTCCAAGCGCCCCAGGTGGTGTCATCCCAGGGCTCCGACGGCAAGACGCCGAGGGCGGCGCGCAGAAAATCGCGCTCGGCCGCGTCGGCGGGCGGAGACGTTTCGCCAAAGCAGGCGTCGTGCCACACCTTCACCTCATCGAACTTGGCGAGATTGCCGCGCACCGCGAGCCAGAAACGCTCGTCGGCCTGGGCGAGGCCGAGGGCGGCCAGCCTCGGCGCGGCTTCCGCGAACGGGAGCGCATGCACCACCTTGGCGTTGAGGCGGTTGAGATCCTCCGGATCGAAGCGCGGGCTTGCCCGTCCGAAGCGGCCGATATCGAAGTCGCGCGCGAGGTCGGCGAGGCTCGCGGCGGGCGCGACCGCATCCCCGGTGCCGAGGCGCGCGAGCAGGCTCGCGATCGCCGTCGGCTCGATCCCCGCCTCGCGCAACGATTGCAGGCTGAGACCCCCAAGGCGCTTGGAGAGGTTGGCGCCCCGCGCGTCCGTCAGCAGCGGCAGGTGCGCGAACCCGGGCACGGGTGCCCCCAACGCCTCGAACATCTGAATCTGAACGGCGGTATTGGCGACGTGGTCCTCGCCCCGGATCACGTGGCTGATGCGCATGGCCGCGTCGTCCACCACCGAGGGCAGCATGTAGAGGAACGCGCCGTCCTCGCGCAGTACCACCGGGTCGGACATGTGCCGGCCCTCGAAACGCTGCGGCCCGCGCACCGCGTCGTCCCAGGCGACATCTTGGTCTTCGAGCTTGAAGCGCCAGTGGGGTTTGCGGCCCTCGGCGATCAGTTTGTCGCGCTCGGCGGCGGTCAAGTTGAGCGCGGCGCGGTCGTAGATCGGCGGGCGGCCGGCGCTCTGCGCCTTCTTGCGTTTTAGTTCCAACTCGGCCGCGCTTTCGAAGCACGCGTAGGCGCGTCCCGATTCTTTCAGCTGCTCGAGCGCGGCGCGGTAATCGGCCAGCCGCTCCGACTGGCGGACGCGCTCGTCCCACGTCACGCCAAGCCAGGCGAGGTCGCGCTCGATCGCGGATGCGAACTTTTCCTCCGATCGCTCGGCGTCGGTATCGTCGAGGCGGAGCACGAACGATCCCCCGCCCGCTTGCACGAACAGCCAGTTGATCAGCGCGACGCGGGCGTTGCCGACATGCAACAGCCCGGTCGGGCTCGGCGCGAAACGGACGCGAATCTCGCTCATCGGGCGGCGCCCATCACGCGCGATCCGTGAAGCCGTTAACGATCGGATAGCGCCGGTCGCGGCCGAACGCGCGCGAGGTGATCTTGACCCCGGGCGACGCCTGGCGGCGCTTGTATTCGGCGCGATCGAGCATGCGCCAGACCCGGCGCACGGTCGCCTCGTCGAACCCTTCGGCCGCCGTGTCGCGCACGCCGCGCTCGCGCTCGATCAGGGATTCGAGAATCCCGTCGAGAACCTCGTAGGGCGGCAGCGTATCCTGGTCGGTCTGGTTCGGCTTCAATTCCGCCGTCGGCGCCTTGGTCAGCACCCGTTCCGGGATCACTTCGCCGACCGGACCCTTGGCGCCGTCGGGGCGGTTGCTATTCCGCCACCGCGCGAGCCGGTAGACGGTCGTCTTGTAGACGTCTTTCAGCACCGAGAAGCCGCCGCACATGTCGCCGTAGAGGGTGGCGTAGCCGACCGACAGTTCGGACTTGTTGCCGGTCGAGAGCACCATGTAGTCGAACTTGTTGGAGAGCGCCATCAAGGTCACGCCGCGCGCGCGCGCCTGGATGTTTTCTTCCGCCGTGCCGGGCGGGTGCTGGACGAACATCTCGCGCAGCATCGCGTCGAACGCGTCCATCGCCGGCACGATCGAAACGACGTCGAGCCGGCAGCCGAGCCGGGCCGCGACCGCACTCGCGTCCTCGCGGCTTTCCTTGGAGGTGTACGGCGACGGCATCATCACGCAATGGACCCGGTCGGCGCCGAGCGCGTCCACCGCCAGAACCGCCGCGAGCGCGCTGTCGACGCCGCCGGAAAGACCGATCAGCACGCCGGGAAAGATGTTCTTGTCGACGTAGTCGCCGAGTCCGGTCGCGAGCGCGGCGTAAATGTCGGCGAGCGGGTCGGCTTCGGGCGCGATTTCGCCCGGCTCGCCCGCCCATCCCTTCGCCGTCTTCCGCCAGCGGGTGACGAGCAGGTGCTCGCGCCACGACGGCGCGCGGGCGAGCGGTTTTCCGTCCGCGCCGAGCGCGAAGGAAGCGCCGTCGAACACCAACTCGTCCTGGCCGCCGACTAGGTTGACGTAGGCGAGCGGCAATCCGGTTTCCTGGCCGCGCGCGCGCGCGTGGACGAGGCGCGTCCCCGGCTTGTCCGTTTCGTAAGGTGAGCCGTTGAGAACGACCAGAATGTCCGCGCCTCTTTCGCGCAGCGCGCCGGCAACGGCCGGAAACCACATGTCCTCGCAGACCATGAGACCGAGGTTCATCCCCCGGAACGGAACCGGCTCCGGCATGTCCCCGGCGGCGAACAGGCGCTTTTCGTCGAACACGCCGTAGTTGGGGATTTCGCGCTTGCGGACGACGTGGACGATCCGCCCGCCGGCCAGCAGCAGAGCGGTATTGAAGAGCCGGCCGCCTTCGCGCCACGGCGCGCCGACGACGATCGCCGGGCCGCCGTCGGCGGTCTCGCGGGCGAGTTCCGCGACCGCGCCCTCGACCGCCTCGAGGAACGAGCGCTTCAGCACCAAATCCTCGGGCGGATAGCCGGCGACGACCAGCTCGCCAAAGACGACCAGGTCGGCGCCCGCGACGCGTCCCTGGTCGCGCGCGGCGCGAATCCGGTCGGCGTTTCCCCCGATGTCGCCGACGGTCGGATTGGTCTGGGCGAGCGCAAGAACAAGTGAGTCGGGCATGGCGCCGGGGGCTTCGGTTATGGGCCTGAAAAACCGCTAAAATCCACGGGGAACCTATGCGCCGGGTCGGAACGCTGTCAACGAAGGTTGTGCGCCCCGACGGGGCCGGTAGAAAACGCTGGGATACGCGGTTATTGTCGGCGACGCCCCATGGCCAAGCTCAAGGTGACCCTGAAAGCGCTCGGCAGGCTGGTCGCGTCCGCCCCCGGCGGCGCACGCCGCCAAAACGACATAGCCGGCGCGCGCCGCCAAAACGACAAGGCCGCGGCCGGGCGCCCTCATAAAAGCGCGCCTACCGGCGCGACGCGCGCGCATAAAGCCGCGCTCCGGGCCGCCCGGAGACCCCCACACGACCTCTCGACCCCCGGCGGCCAGGGCCACGCGCTCGCGGAAACGGTGGTGATGGGGATCTTCGACCGCTTGCGCCAGGAGGCGCGCGCGCTGGACGGCCGGCTTACTCTTACCGACCTCGATCGCCTGGCCGACGATTTCCACGACAAGTCGGCGGCCCTGCGCCAGGCGTTCGAGATGACCTTCGAGGCCTACGCCCGCGCGCGCGAGCGTTCCAAGTTCGCCCAGAACCGCCAATACCCCTTCAACCGGCTGCTGGTGCGGCGTTTCGAGCATCTGCTCGCGCGCGGGAAAGGCCCCGGGATTCAGCGCCGGGTGCTGCCCGGTTTTTTCATGGCGGTCGAGATGATGCTCGGGCCCCAGATCCTCGACGCCTACCAGGAACATTGCCGCGCCATCGTCGAGCGCATCAGCGGAGCCCAGGGCGGCAAGTTCGCCTGGACCGATCTCTACGCCGACGCGGAAGCGGCGACGCTCGCCTTCGACGCGCTCGTCGCCATGGCCGCGTATTTCGCCGACTTCGACAAGCGCGCGCGCTGGTTTCTGACCATCGTCAACGGGAATCTCGGCCCGGCGCCCGCCAACGCCACCTACGAACAATCCAATTGGCAACTGGGCGATGCCGCGTTCAAGAACTTGCTCGCCGCGCTTTTTTCGCAACTCAAGGATCCGGTCGCCAGCGCGGCCGCGCGCACCGACTTCACCCAGCGTTACGGGGTCGAGAAATGCCGCGCCGTCGCCGACGCCATGGCGCGGATTCACGGATCCTGAGGCGGGCGGAAGAGAAAACGACGTTTGGGGCGACAAGGGGGCGGTCGGACCGGTGACCTGATTTTGGCTGTCTACGAAAAGGCGAGGACGAGGATGTTCGCGGTTCTTCGTTGGACGATTGTCGCTTCGTTCGTCTCCGCGCTCGGCGCTGGCGCATTCGCCGCGACGGTCGCCGCCGGGGATACGTCGCCCCCCGTCGACACGGCCGGCGAACCCAAGCCCCGCTGGAAAATCATCGAACTCGATTCCCGCTATATCCCCCGTGATACGCCGTTTTATTGGATCGACAACGAACGGGTTCTGTTCAGCGCTTTTCTGCTCGAGAAGCCGATAGAGGATCGCATCGAGTTCGTTAAAGCTTTCGAGAAAAATTCCCCAAGACAACTCTATCTTTGGGATATCCAAGGTCGAGTAACCGCCATCGCACAGCACGCGGGGGATTACTGCTACGGCGGTGGCCGGGTTATTTGGACCGTCGATAGTGATGAAGGCTTCTTCATTCGCGACATCTGGGATTTTCTGACTGGAAAATTGCCGGACTTCAATACGCACCTACAGGCGTTGCGTGTCGGCGGGTCGATCTATGGTCCACGCATTTTTTCGGGACATGGAAAAGTTATCAATGGAAAGCTTGTCGAGGAAGGTAAAGAGAGTCACCGAGGGGTTAACAGCCCCAAGATTCGATTTGATGAATTGACATGCAAGCAGGTTCGACGGCCGTTCCGTATCTCGTCGCCTCTGTGGCTGCCGCTGCGCTCCGAGGATGGATTTATCGAGGTTGATGTCTCTCGGTCTAAGCAAATGGTGTGGCACAGACCGGGTTCGAAGGACGGCGTATTGCTACCGATCCATTCGCGAGTCGATTATATGTCGCCTTTTACTGTCCAATATTACCAACATCGGGGCGCATATTTCATCTGGCATCCATCGGACTTCTGGTCCAAGGATCCATATGTTCAAAGAGAAGATGATTGCTTATTTGCTTGGTGGTTTTATCCCGATGGTCGAACGGAGCGTGTCTGTATTCCTTTTGGGCCGTGGTCAAAGGGAGGGGAAAAGAGCCGCGGAGCATATGTTCTTCCGTTACGCGATGGACTGTTGATCATCCACCGTCGCGCAGATGAACCTGACGGGCCTGGGGGAGGGTATTATTTATCTCACGGAACACAGTGGCGCGTATTCGAAAATTTCACATTTTATCCGCGCGCAAGTTATTCAATGCACACAATCGAGAATTATCCCGACTTTCATCTTACACGTGGGACAAGCGTGTCTCCAGATGGATGCAAAGTCGTGGTTGCATATGCTGAGACGTATATGGACGGAAAACAGTGTCAAAATTTTGGAGGGTCATCGAAATGCAAGGCGATGATCATCGATTTTTGTGCAGAGCGGAAGTGAAGCGGAAATGCGCCCGGCAGCGACCAAGAACGGGGTTGGGGCGTACCCTGTCGCCGCCTATTTAGCGGCGACGGCTTGGCGCGCGCCCGTTGTGCGTTCCTGCTTCAAGGCTTCGGCGATGACGAACGCGAGTTCGAGCGCCTGCTGGGCGTTGAGGCGCGGATCGCAATGGGTGTGATAGCGATCGGACAAATTCGCCTCGGTGATCGCCTGGGCGCCGCCGACGCACTCGGTCACGTCCTGGCCGGTCATCTCGAAATGGATTCCGCCGGCGTGGGTGCCCTCGGCGCGGTGCACGGCGAAAAAGCCGCCGACCTCGGCCAGAATCCGATCGACGTGGCGGGTCTTGTAGCCGTTCGCGCTTTTGACCGTGTTGCCGTGCATCGGATCGCACACCCAGACGACGCGGCGCCCTTCGCGCTTGGCGGCGCGCAAGAGCGGCGGCAGGGCGCGTTCGACCTTGTCGGCGCCCATGCGCGCGATGACCGTGAGCCGGCCCGGCTCGTTCGCCGGATCGAGCGCCTCCATCAGGCGCAGCATGTCGTCGGGACTCAACGTCGGCCCGGCCTTGAAGGCGACCGGATTTTTCACCCCGCGCAGGAATTCGACGTGCGCGCCGTCGAGCCGGCGGGTGCGATCGCCGACCCACAGGAGATGCGCCGAAGTATCGTACCAGTCGCCGCT
This region of Rhodospirillales bacterium genomic DNA includes:
- a CDS encoding RNA methyltransferase, with amino-acid sequence MSRLGLGPAVVLVEPQMAENIGMVARAMLNCGLDDLRLVRPRPRWPHARALATASGADTVIAATRVFPTTEAAIADLRLVFAATVRDRDLALRVVTPARAAEEMRSFMGGGRAGESPRASKDAPFLGRAGVIFGKESKGLANDDVALADAILTVPVNSAFGSLNLAQAVFAVAHAWFVLGADAAPSRLRLNARTRPATKEELVGFFEHLERELDACGFLRLKHKRPIMVRNLRALFQRAQLTEQEVRTLRGVVAGLAQSKEARAGRRALIESRGDSPARAGGKRRKKESP
- a CDS encoding citramalate synthase codes for the protein MTDKRVYIYDSTLRDGAQTQGVDFTPADKAAIARELDQLGIDYIEGGWPGANPTDDAFFRAPPQLRHSTLAAFGMTRRTGRSAANDPGLASLLEAKTRAVCLVGKTWDFHVDIALGVSADENLAMIRDSVARVVAEGREAIFDAEHFFDGYRENKAYALACAKAAFDAGARWIVLCDTNGGTLPDEVERVVGEVARAIPGEKLGIHCHDDTGNAVANSLAAVRAGARQVQGSLNGLGERCGNANLTSIVPTLMLKMGFATGVTMETLGRLTHVSRVLDERLNRAPARGAPYVGESAFAHKGGLHVSAVEKDPRSYEHIRPELVGNRRHVVVSDQSGRANILARFRDLGIEIEPNDPQVAKLLEDVKAREFDGYAYDGAEASFELLARRALGQVPEYFRLNSFRVIDERRWNAKGELVTLSEATVKLNAAGREHMAVAEGNGPVNALDSALRRVLLPIYPTLADLRLVDYKVRILNSGDGTRAMTRVMIESIDGKSEPWDTVGVSGNIIDASYNALFDSIVYKLLRDGVADRAKT
- a CDS encoding cysteine--tRNA ligase encodes the protein MSLVLYNTLSRAKEPFQPLDPKRVRMYVCGPTVYDYAHIGNARPVVVFDVLFRLLRRLYGEDGVVYVRNITDVDDKINAAAKATGEPIRAITERTAKAYREDMAALNALDPTLEPRATEHIAQMIAMIETLIAKGYAYVADGHVLFGVPTCADYGRLSRRDRDEMIAGARVEVAPYKKDPADFVLWKPSDADTPGWDSPWGRGRPGWHIECSAMSQAYLGVSFDIHGGGADLIFPHHENEIAQSTCANGQGTFARVWMHNGFLMVEGEKMSKSLGNFLVVHDLLKEYSGEALRLALLATHYRQPLDFTREGVRQAKYTLDRFYTALRIAKQDVELSDVAPPEEVVIELCDDLNTPAAIGRLHDITSDLNNTADPRRKSELASGLVAAGKLLGIIQQDPDEWRHWRPAAADLADAEIESLIERRAAARKARDFAGADAIRKELLEKGVVLEDGPKGTTWRRA
- a CDS encoding glutamate--tRNA ligase, which produces MSEIRVRFAPSPTGLLHVGNARVALINWLFVQAGGGSFVLRLDDTDAERSEEKFASAIERDLAWLGVTWDERVRQSERLADYRAALEQLKESGRAYACFESAAELELKRKKAQSAGRPPIYDRAALNLTAAERDKLIAEGRKPHWRFKLEDQDVAWDDAVRGPQRFEGRHMSDPVVLREDGAFLYMLPSVVDDAAMRISHVIRGEDHVANTAVQIQMFEALGAPVPGFAHLPLLTDARGANLSKRLGGLSLQSLREAGIEPTAIASLLARLGTGDAVAPAASLADLARDFDIGRFGRASPRFDPEDLNRLNAKVVHALPFAEAAPRLAALGLAQADERFWLAVRGNLAKFDEVKVWHDACFGETSPPADAAERDFLRAALGVLPSEPWDDTTWGAWSRSVGEATGRKGPQLFRPLRRALTGQEHGPEMKVLLPLIGRTRAERRLAS
- a CDS encoding NAD+ synthase; the encoded protein is MPDSLVLALAQTNPTVGDIGGNADRIRAARDQGRVAGADLVVFGELVVAGYPPEDLVLKRSFLEAVEGAVAELARETADGGPAIVVGAPWREGGRLFNTALLLAGGRIVHVVRKREIPNYGVFDEKRLFAAGDMPEPVPFRGMNLGLMVCEDMWFPAVAGALRERGADILVVLNGSPYETDKPGTRLVHARARGQETGLPLAYVNLVGGQDELVFDGASFALGADGKPLARAPSWREHLLVTRWRKTAKGWAGEPGEIAPEADPLADIYAALATGLGDYVDKNIFPGVLIGLSGGVDSALAAVLAVDALGADRVHCVMMPSPYTSKESREDASAVAARLGCRLDVVSIVPAMDAFDAMLREMFVQHPPGTAEENIQARARGVTLMALSNKFDYMVLSTGNKSELSVGYATLYGDMCGGFSVLKDVYKTTVYRLARWRNSNRPDGAKGPVGEVIPERVLTKAPTAELKPNQTDQDTLPPYEVLDGILESLIERERGVRDTAAEGFDEATVRRVWRMLDRAEYKRRQASPGVKITSRAFGRDRRYPIVNGFTDRA